A genomic stretch from Meriones unguiculatus strain TT.TT164.6M chromosome 15, Bangor_MerUng_6.1, whole genome shotgun sequence includes:
- the Nabp1 gene encoding SOSS complex subunit B2 isoform X2, translating to MWKGCLTLYTGRGGELQKIGEFCMVYSEVPNFSEPNPDYRGQLSQGVQNEQKDKISTSTFGPVGNGVQTGPESRGYHLPYAGRSNGRAPVNPQLPGAPCSQTVMTTISNARDPRRAFKR from the exons ATGTGGAAAGGATGTCTGACACTTTATACTGGAAGAGGTGGTGAACTCCAAAAGATTGGAGA attttgtaTGGTGTATTCAGAAGTGCCAAATTTCAGTGAGCCAAACCCAGATTATAGAGGACAGCTGAGCCAAGGG GTACAAAATGAGCAGAAGGATAAAATAAGCACCAGTACTTTTGGGCCAGTGG GGAATGGTGTTCAGACTGGGCCTGAATCAAGAGGATATCATCTTCCATATGCTGGTAGAAGCAATGGCCGGGCACCTGTCAATCCACAGCTACCAGGAGCACCTTGTAGTCAAACAGTCATGACCACAATAAGTAATGCCAGGGATCCGAGGAGAGCCTTTAAAAGATGA
- the Nabp1 gene encoding SOSS complex subunit B2 isoform X1: MHGVSDPPLFIKDIKAGLKNLNVVFIVLEIGRVTKTKDGHEVRSCKVADRTGSITISVWDEIGGLIQTGDIIRLTRGYASMWKGCLTLYTGRGGELQKIGEFCMVYSEVPNFSEPNPDYRGQLSQGVQNEQKDKISTSTFGPVGNGVQTGPESRGYHLPYAGRSNGRAPVNPQLPGAPCSQTVMTTISNARDPRRAFKR, translated from the exons ATGCATGGGGTCAGCGACCCTCCTCTTTTTATAAAAGACATTAAGGCCGGACTGAAAAACTTAAATGTCGTCTTTATTGTCCTGGAGATAG GACGCGTGACCAAAACCAAAGACGGCCATGAAGTGAGGTCCTGCAAAGTAGCTGACAGAACGGGAAGCATCACCATTTCTGTGTGGGATGAGATCGGAGGGCTCATACAGACAGGGGATATTATTCGGTTGACCAGAGG GTATGCGTCAATGTGGAAAGGATGTCTGACACTTTATACTGGAAGAGGTGGTGAACTCCAAAAGATTGGAGA attttgtaTGGTGTATTCAGAAGTGCCAAATTTCAGTGAGCCAAACCCAGATTATAGAGGACAGCTGAGCCAAGGG GTACAAAATGAGCAGAAGGATAAAATAAGCACCAGTACTTTTGGGCCAGTGG GGAATGGTGTTCAGACTGGGCCTGAATCAAGAGGATATCATCTTCCATATGCTGGTAGAAGCAATGGCCGGGCACCTGTCAATCCACAGCTACCAGGAGCACCTTGTAGTCAAACAGTCATGACCACAATAAGTAATGCCAGGGATCCGAGGAGAGCCTTTAAAAGATGA